GGCTCGGCCAGCGCGCGCAGCAGACGGGCTCTGGCCGGGCCGACCAGGCGGTCGAGGCCGTCGGGGGCCGGAGTGTCGGTGGGCGCGGCGATGCCACGGGCCGGGTAGACCAGGGCGTAGCCAGCGTCCGGGTCCGCGCTGATCCAGCCCTTGCCGAAACCGCCAGGTACCAGGACCAGACCGGCGCCGCCGACGACGTACGGTGGCGAGTCCCAGTCGTTGATCTCGATCTCGCCGTCGTCTCGCCAGCGGAATCCGGGGCGCAGGCCGGACAACGCACTGGCCCAGCCATAGGTCGCCAACCGGCCCGCCCGCTGCACGACGTCGCGTTCCAGCAACGCGCGCCGCACCGGCCAATCCGCTGCGAACGCGCGGGACCAGAGCGTTTCGAGCGCGCCGGCGAGGCGGTCGAGGGTGTCCGGTGCGGTGAACGCTTCCGGCGGTGGCCGGCGGGCGCGGCCGAGCCGGCCGGCGTTGTGCGGGCCGGCCAGCGCGGTCAGTTCGAGGTCGCGGTGCACGCGCTCGATCGGGGTTTCCCGGACCCGGGCCAGCTCGGCCGCGAACGTGGTGTCCATTCCGGACGGTGGTGGCACGAGGAAGTCGGGGGT
This genomic interval from Asanoa ferruginea contains the following:
- a CDS encoding ArsR/SmtB family transcription factor, with product MTVVKVDPTDLANTRFALSPMVELVGALMVLANPGPPAAWQAPWVTRHRPVFDAVAATEPTLAALLATMRGARWTPDFLVPPPSGMDTTFAAELARVRETPIERVHRDLELTALAGPHNAGRLGRARRPPPEAFTAPDTLDRLAGALETLWSRAFAADWPVRRALLERDVVQRAGRLATYGWASALSGLRPGFRWRDDGEIEINDWDSPPYVVGGAGLVLVPGGFGKGWISADPDAGYALVYPARGIAAPTDTPAPDGLDRLVGPARARLLRALAEPASTTHLVGALGMTLGAVGDHLAVLRAAGLVTRARSGRSVLYRLTPLGAALAAAPAEP